From a region of the Dioscorea cayenensis subsp. rotundata cultivar TDr96_F1 unplaced genomic scaffold, TDr96_F1_v2_PseudoChromosome.rev07_lg8_w22 25.fasta BLBR01000392.1, whole genome shotgun sequence genome:
- the LOC120254231 gene encoding uncharacterized protein LOC120254231 has translation MASLTPGVLLKLLQNMHSDVKVCGEYRSVLLQVISIVPALTGSELWPNHGFFVKVSDSSRSTYVSLSKDDNELILANKLQLGQFIYVDRVEAGTPVPILIGVRPVPGRNPFIGTPKDLMHMVVPSEIPKPNESLEENPKKRVFIKEEKVGVASRYMQGLSASNTNTNTNSNGDKKTNGADNAIELPKKVTSSKGTEELKSSVQSVNPSRNQNNASLVTSRISSAKKESITKPKISPMSGGKRLVFDNVIWDSLPPTLVKPGKGVVKRKNIAFLVAAEAQREASAASALVKALGIFANLCSSATEDSPHLALSKFFQLQRLIDQPNANTLKEMSQIQKPEFLDGDKSSKKISVSNTRISSNTSKVSSMSQTNEKLEWARGDGMKEIKEMRDILLKESQSWFLKFLEGALDSGFQSDSARMKKNGKDRIGGHSKDSDEQLAMTLIQLKHANDWLDQLKTDASSENDQMQETINRLKRKIYDCLLRHVDSAATALESRTGST, from the exons atgGCTTCTTTAACACCAGGCGTACTACTAAAACTACTCCAGAACATGCACTCTGATGTCAAAGTATGCGGAGAATATCGATCTGTTCTTCTTCAAGTTATAAGCATTGTACCCGCATTAACGGGTTCGGAATTATGGCCGAACCATGGTTTTTTCGTTAAGGTTTCCGATTCTTCGCGTTCGACTTACGTCTCTCTATCTAAAGATGACAATGAACTCATTTTAGCAAACAAACTGCAACTAGGACAGTTCATTTATGTAGATAGAGTTGAGGCCGGAACTCCGGTTCCTATTCTTATCGGTGTGAGGCCAGTTCCCGGGAGAAATCCATTTATTGGTACCCCGAAAGATCTAATGCATATGGTGGTACCTTCGGAGATTCCAAAGCCGAATGAATCTTTGGAAGAGAACCCGAAGAAAAGAGTGTTCATAAAAGAAGAGAAGGTCGGAGTTGCTTCAAGGTATATGCAAGGCCTTTCGGCTagtaatactaatactaatactaacaGTAATGGTGATAAGAAGACAAATGGAGCGGATAATGCAATTGAATTACCGAAGAAAGTCACTTCTTCCAAGGGAACAGAAGAGCTGAAATCTTCG GTACAGTCTGTGAATCCTTCTCGCAATCAGAACAATGCTTCTTTGGTGACATCAAGGATTTCTAGTGCTAAAAAGGAATCGATAACAAAACCAAAGATTTCACCAATGAGTGGTGGTAAAAGGTTGGTTTTTGATAATGTCATTTGGGACTCACTCCCTCCCACCCTTGTCAAACCAGGGAAG GGAgtagtgaaaagaaaaaacattgcTTTTTTAGTTGCTGCTGAAGCTCAAAGAGAAGCATCTGCTGCTTCTGCTCTCGTAAAAGCTCTCGG CATATTTGCCAATCTTTGCTCTTCGGCAACCGAGGATAGTCCTCATCTTGCCCTCTCTAAGTTCTTTCAACTTCAGCGTCTAATTGATCAGCCTAATGCTAACACACTCAAAGAGATGTCTCAAATTCAGAAACCTGAATTTCTTGATGGAGATAAATCTAGCAAAAAGATTTCAGTGTCGAACACTAGAATTTCATCGAATACGTCTAAAGTTTCATCAATGTCTCAGACGAATGAGAAGTTAGAGTGGGCAAGAGGAGATGGCATGAAAGAGATCAAAGAAATGAGAGACATACTTCTGAAGGAATCACAATCTTGGTTCTTAAAATTCTTGGAAGGTGCTCTCGATTCCGGCTTTCAATCAGACAGTGCTCGTATGAAAAAGAACGGTAAAGATAGAATTGGAGGGCATTCAAAAGATTCCGATGAGCAACTCGCAATGACATTAATTCAACTCAAGCATGCAAATGATTGGTTAGATCAGCTAAAAACTGATGCAAGCTCTGAAAATGATCAAATGCAAGAGACAATTAATCGGTTAAAGCGAAAGATATATGATTGCTTACTTCGTCATGTTGATTCTGCTGCAACAGCTCTAGAAAGTCGAACAGGTTCCACTTGA
- the LOC120254234 gene encoding LOW QUALITY PROTEIN: RRP12-like protein (The sequence of the model RefSeq protein was modified relative to this genomic sequence to represent the inferred CDS: deleted 1 base in 1 codon) — protein METDLAFADDGVVVSDCGAALLERYENSKREDHQHLCAVIGGTMQTLKDQGIGPTPVAYFAAIVASLESLSRDQGSASDPVAAGLIVFLSEVIYAVPNAVVISRRGFVADALLRFFGFGSLSEDAVAAGLKCLTRLITAEERVRWDSVSHMYGVLLGFVTDPRPRVRNESHRLLYLILDQFKGSPILVLACEVITTIFERFLLLAGGSKSTNSNTEEGPKGAMEVLYILNSLKHCLPLMSMKSSSIILKYCKTLLELRQSIVTRAIMEILQQLCLSPNIRVDAERLSEVLCSLATSVTEQYTSGDELATIARLLHVGFTKLYDLKREICIIKLPLIFNALGDILASEHEEAIFAATEGLKGLINYCVDESLVVEGVEQAKLKAGTGVGRAAPTVIEKLCATLDGFLGYRYNAVWDMCFQVISSAFDKIGGSSFHLMVGTVKSLADMQNLSDDDLSYRKELHECVGSAVSAMGPEAFLSLQPLNVDAEYASDANVWLLPILKQYIVGAHLSFFLQYILGKVKVIQQRSLKSAEEGRIFSARSSDGLVYSLWSLLPSFCNYAIDTSSSFKLLQSSLCATLRQEPDLRGIICSSLQILIRQNNVKCSEDSPTPDDEVNNAERKARDHYTPVVKEQNLKAIKSSSPEFLTTLTDILLTSSKENGGFLQAAIHEFASITEQKYIKNFFGKIMQKFLMVTKESIKVKQTQDSGSMQIDSSPDGASLLNKRALLLDVAVSLLPGLGKEEINLLLIAIKPAFQEEEGLIQKKAYKVLSSILREVLSTENNMNDNGQEAKDFLSGNLDSLLELMIAALPSCHLSAKRHRLEALYFLIICICKDSSEQRKIDVISAFLTEIILALKENNKKTRNRAYDLLVEIGHACGDEEKGGKQENLHSFFNMIAGGLAGETPHMISAAVKGLARLAYEFSDLIGAAYNLLPSAFLLLQRRNREVIKANLGLIKVLVAKSGADKLEMHLKGIVEGLFKWQDDSKKHFKAKIKLLLGMLVRKCGLDAVKAVMPEEHMKLLTNIRKTKERKERKGKSEADAESLHSKTTMSRQSRWNHTRIFSDFGDEDGDDDDSDAQMEAKTLSGRWSKGSSRPVSKAISLRSKRTHQAAKSLSEDMLEQSDNDPLDLLDRQRTRAALRSAAGAKRKPELFDEPEIDTEGRLIVREDNVRPKKERNHSSGNNLDTRSQTSGRSSANSLAKSNKKRQKTTDSGWAYTGGEYTSKKASGDIKKKDKFEPYAYWPLDRKLLNRRAEHKASARKGMASVMKFTKRFEGKSASSALAVKGIKLKKKQKKGSKKSN, from the exons ATGGAGACCGACCTCGCCTTCGCCGACGATGGCGTCGTCGTCTCCGATTGCGGGGCTGCTCTTCTCGAGCGCTACGAGAACTCCAAGAGAGAGGACCACCAGCACCTCTGTGCAGTCATCGGCGGCACCATGCAGACGCTCAAGGACCAGGGCATCGGCCCGACGCCGGTCGCCTACTTTGCCGCCATTGTTGCATCCCTTGAAAGCCTCTCCCGTGACCAGGGTTCCGCCTCCGACCCCGTGGCCGCCGGGCTCATCGTCTTTCTCTCTGAGGTTATCTACGCTGTGCCTAATGCCGTTGTGATTAGCAGGAGGGGTTTCGTGGCGGATGCGTTGTTGAGGTTTTTCGGGTTTGGGTCACTCTCTGAAGATGCTGTTGCCGCGGGGCTGAAGTGCTTGACTCGGTTGATTACGGCTGAGGAGAGAGTGAGATGGGATAGTGTTTCGCATATGTATGGTGTTCTACTTGGCTTCGTCACGGATCCCCGGCCCAGG GTGAGGAATGAATCTCATAGGCTTCTTTATTTGATCTTAGACCAATTTAAAGGATCTCCAATTCTTGTGTTGGCTTGTGAAGTGATTACCACCATTTTTGAGAGATTTCTTCTGCTTGCTGGTGGATCCAAATCCACAAATTCTAATACAGAAGAAGGTCCTAAAGGAGCCATGGAAGTTTTGTATATCTTAAATTCTTTGAAACATTGTCTTCCTCTTATGTCGATGAAGTCGTCTAGCATCATTTTGAAGTATTGCAAAACACTCTTGGAGCTGAGGCAATCAATTGTGACAAGAGCTATAATGGAAATCTTGCAACAGCTGTGCCTTTCACCAAATATTAGGGTAGATGCCGAAAGATTGTCTGAAGTATTATGCTCGTTAGCCACATCTGTTACTGAACAGTATACATCTGGAGATGAGTTGGCGACGATAGCACGGCTGTTGCATGTTGGTTTTACAAAACTTTATGATCTAAAGAGGGAAATATGCATTATAAAGCTTCCATTGATTTTCAATGCTCTTGGAG ACATCTTAGCTAGCGAGCATGAAGAAGCAATTTTTGCAGCTACAGAAGGGTTGAAGGgattaataaattattgtgTTGATGAAAGTTTAGTTGTTGAGGGAGTTGAGCAGGCTAAGTTGAAAGCAGGAACAGGTGTAGGAAGGGCTGCCCCAACAGTCATTGAAAAGTTATGTGCCACTTTGGATGGCTTTCTTGGTTATCGTTATAATGCTGTGTGGGACATGTGTTTTCAGGTTATTTCATCAGCATTTGATAAAATAG GGGGATCGTCCTTCCATCTGATGGTTGGGACTGTTAAAAGCTTAGCAGATATGCAGAACTTATCAGATGACGACCTTTCTTACCGAAAAGAG CTTCATGAATGTGTTGGATCTGCTGTTTCTGCAATGGGGCCTGAGGCATTTTTAAGCCTGCAGCCACTCAATGTTGATGCTGAATATGCTTCTGATGCTAATGTATGGCTACTCCCTATTTTAAAGCAATACATTGTTGGAGCacatttaagttttttcttGCAGTATATACTGGGGAAAGTTAAAGTCATACAGCAGAGATCACTTAAG TCTGCTGAAGAGGGGAGAATTTTCTCTGCTAGAAGTTCAGACGGCCTTGTATATTCACTATGGTCCTTGTTGCCTTCTTTTTGCAATTATGCTATCGATACGTCTAGCAGCTTCAAGTTACTTCAGAGTTCACTATGTGCCACTCTTCGCCAGGAGCCTGATTTGCGTGGTATCATATGCTCGAGTCTGCAG ATTCTGATCCGACAGAATAATGTGAAGTGTTCTGAAGATTCCCCTACGCCCGATGATGAAGTAAACAATGCTGAAAGAAAAGCAAGAGACCATTACACACCAGTGGTTAAAGAACAAAATTTGAAGGCCATTAAGTCATCCTCACCTGAGTTTCTAACAACGTTGACTGATATCTTGTTGACTTCTTCAAAAGAAAATGGTGGATTTTTGCAG GCCGCCATCCATGAATTTGCTTCCATAACTGAGCAAAAGTACATAAAGAACTTCTTTGGCAAGATTATGCAAAAATTCTTGATGGTAACAAAGGAATCCATCAAAGTGAAGCAAACTCAAGACTCTGGTTCTATGCAAATTGACAGCTCACCAGATGGAGCTTCACTTTTAAATAAAAG GGCCCTTCTATTGGATGTGGCAGTTTCACTTCTGCCAGGTCTGGGCAAAGAAGAGATCAATCTATTGTTAATTGCAATTAAGCCCGCATTCCAG GAAGAAGAAGGATTGATTCAAAAAAAGGCCTATAAAGTTCTTTCTAGCATTCTCAGA GAAGTGCTTTCGACTGAGAACAATATGAATGATAATGGTCAAGAAGCCAAAGACTTTCTTTCGGGTAACCTGGATTCTCTGCTTGAATTGATGATTGCAGCACTACCCTCCTGTCATCTT TCAGCAAAACGTCATAGACTTGAGGCTTTATATTTCTTAATCATATGCATATGCAAG GATTCATCTGAACAAAGGAAGATAGATGTGATCAGTGCCTTTCTTACTGAAATAATACTTGCTTTGAAAGAG aataataagaaaacaagaaataggGCGTATGATTTGCTTGTCGAAATTGGTCATGCATgtggagatgaagaaaaaggtggcaaaCAGGAAAATCTGCACTCCTTTTTTAATATG ATTGCTGGAGGCTTGGCAGGTGAAACACCACATATGATCAGTGCGGCCGTCAAAGGCTTAGCCCGCTTGGCATATGAGTTTTCAGATCTCATTGGTGCAGCTTACAACTTACTTCCATCTGCATTTCTTCTCCTGCAAAGGAGAAACCGTGAAGTAATCAAA GCCAATTTAGGTTTGATTAAGGTACTTGTTGCTAAATCGGGGGCTGATAAGTTGGAAATGCATTTGAAAGGGATAGTTGAAGGATTGTTTAAATGGCAGGATGACTCTAAGAAGCATTTTAAAGCCAAA ATTAAGTTGCTTCTTGGAATGCTTGTTCGGAAATGTGGTTTGGATGCTGTTAAAGCAGTCATGCCTGAAGAACATATGAAATTACTTACCAATATAAGAAAG ACTAAAGagcgaaaagaaagaaaaggaaagtcGGAAGCGGATGCAGAGTCACTTCACTCAAAGACAACTATGTCAAG GCAGAGTCGGTGGAATCATACTCGCATTTTTTCTGATTTTGGGGATGAGGacggtgatgatgatgatagtgaCGCACAAATGGAAGCAAAAACACTATCTGGACGATGGAGTAAAGGTTCCTCGCGCCCTGTATCCAAAGCCATTTCACTTAG GTCAAAGAGAACACATCAAGCAGCCAAAAGCTTGTCAGAAGATATGCTTGAACAATCTGATAACGATCCGCTCGATTTACTTGACCGACAAAGAACAAGAGCAGCTCTCCGCTCCGCAGCAGGTGCGAAAAGGAAGCCAGAATTATTTGACGAGCCAGAGATAGATACTGAAGGCCGTCTTATTGTGCGTGAAGATAATGTGAGGccgaagaaagaaagaaatcattCTTCCGGCAACAATCTTGATACAAGAAGCCAGACAAGTGGGCGCTCATCAGCAAACTCTTtagcaaaatcaaataaaaaacgaCAGAAAACAACAGATTCGGGATGGGCTTATACAGGCGGTGAGTACACGAGCAAAAAAGCTAGCGGtgatataaagaaaaaggataAGTTCGAACCATACGCATACTGGCCTCTGGATCGAAAACTACTAAACCGAAGAGCTGAACATAAGGCGTCAGCCCGCAAAGGCATGGCCAGTGTGATGAAGTTCACAAAGAGGTTTGAAGGGAAGAGTGCTTCAAGTGCATTGGCTGTGAAAGGTATCAAgcttaaaaagaaacaaaagaaggGAAGTAAGAAGAGCAACTGA
- the LOC120254237 gene encoding trihelix transcription factor ASIL2-like, whose amino-acid sequence MDEDDAAAARSRSPIPPPNGAGTVTIAAAAPQHQQQQTLTLALPIQRPNPSSSSREDCWSEGATSALIDAWGERFLDLSRGNLKQKHWQDVADAVSSREDYTKTPRTDVQCKNRIDTLKKKYKIEKSKISNSPAYRSPWPFFDRLDLLLGPTHKPIQPKPLRKQPPITTTTTPPPPIEEEEEDDDDSSESIPPVSDRLEGVRAVAKAVARLGEVYERVERGRMEMEAEAERRRIGFFKEIENQRVQFYMKAQMEIIKFKKKRPRRNEDDDDDDGDDDDDVDHDRAAAN is encoded by the coding sequence ATGGACGAAGACGATGCCGCCGCCGCCAGATCCCGATCTCCAATCCCACCACCGAACGGTGCCGGCACCGTCACAATCGCGGCGGCGGCGCCGCAACACCAGCAAcaacaaaccctaaccctagcccTCCCGATCCAGCGACCCAATCCATCTTCATCCTCAAGAGAGGACTGCTGGAGCGAGGGGGCGACCTCAGCTCTCATCGACGCCTGGGGAGAGCGATTCCTCGACCTCTCCCGTGGCAATCTCAAGCAAAAACACTGGCAAGACGTCGCCGACGCTGTGAGCTCCCGCGAAGACTATACCAAGACTCCGAGAACCGACGTCCAGTGCAAGAACCGGATCGATACCTTAAAAAAGAAGTACAAAATCGAGAAATCCAAGATCTCGAACTCACCTGCGTATCGATCTCCATGGCCCTTCTTCGATCGCCTCGATCTACTCCTCGGTCCAACTCACAAGCCGATCCAGCCGAAGCCACTCCGTAAACAGCCCCCCATCACCACCACAACCACGCCGCCGCCTCcgatcgaagaagaagaagaagatgatgatgattcatCGGAAAGCATCCCACCGGTGAGCGATCGGTTGGAGGGAGTGAGAGCGGTGGCGAAGGCGGTGGCGAGGTTGGGAGAGGTGTACGAGAGGGTGGAGAGAGGGAGGATGGAGATGGAGGCGGAGGCGGAGAGGAGGAGGATCGGGTTCTTCAAAGAGATCGAGAACCAAAGAGTTCAGTTCTATATGAAAGCTCAAATGGAGATCATAAAGTTCAAGAAGAAGCGCCCGCGAAGAAACgaagacgatgatgatgatgatggtgacgACGATGATGATGTTGATCATGATCGTGCCGCTGCAAATTAA
- the LOC120254236 gene encoding uncharacterized protein LOC120254236, with protein sequence MENYKKSLLRVRLRVTAKKRGKDGGAHGEARKRDQDCSNSVKKLFRREIGARPHLSRGTATSAPEKFRNIQLQEEFDTYDDNINCFLQLQFLKKRSKIIEIVAANDIIFALAHSGLCAAFSLTTNKRICFLNISPDEVIRSLFYNKNNDSLITVSVYASDHFSSLKCRTTRIEYIRRNQLDAGYPLFETESLRWPGFVEFDDVNGKVLTYSAHDGTYKVFDLKNYNFLYSISDKNVQEIKISPGIMLLILQRMPGYVPLKILNVEDGTVLKSFNHLLHRNKKVDFIEQFNEKLLVKQDNENLQILDVRNSELTEVNRTEFMTPSAFIFLYENHLFLTFRNRTVAVWNFGGELVTSFEDHLLWHPDCNTNNIYITSDQDLIISYCKAEQACEQGEGQEGTTTTATVTPVGSINMSNIMTGKCIAKICADDPQLQINRRTSFRHRPKVHNP encoded by the exons ATGGAGAACTATAAGAAGTCACTGCTACGGGTGCGGTTGAGGGTGACggcgaagaagagaggaaaGGATGGTGGAGCTCATGGGGAGGCGAGGAAGCGGGATCAGGACTGTAGCAATTCGGTGAAGAAGCTTTTTCGCCGGGAGATCGGTGCGCGGCCTCACTTGTCGCGGGGAACTGCAACGAGTGCGCCTGAGAAGTTCCGCAACATCCAGCTTCAG GAGGAGTTTGATACATATGACGACAATATCAATTGCTTTCTTCAGCTTCAGTTTCTCAAGAAGAGATCCAAAATTATTGAGATTGTTGCAGCAAATGATATAATATTTGCGCTTGCCCATTCGGGTCTTTGTGCTGCTTTCAGTCTAA CGACAAATAAACGTATATGCTTCTTGAACATAAGCCCTGATGAAGTGATTAGAAGTCTTTTCTACAATAAAAACAATGACTCGTTGATCACAGTATCAGTATATGCATCAGATCATTTCAGTTCCTTGAAATGCCGAACCACTAGAATAGA GTATATTAGGAGGAATCAATTAGATGCTGGTTACCCTCTTTTTGAAACAGAATCACTAAGATGGCCTGGATTTGTTGAATTTGACGATGTAAACGGGAAAGTACTGACATATTCAGCACATGACGG CACATACAAGGTCTTTGACCTAAAGAACTACAACTTTTTGTACTCAATATCTGACAAAAATGTGCAGGAGATCAAAATCag CCCAGGGATCATGTTACTAATACTTCAACGAATGCCTGGTTATGTCCCATTGAAGATACTCAACGTAGAAGATGGGACAGTATTGAAGTCTTTCAATCACTTGTTGCACCGCAACAAGAAGGTTGACTTCATCGAGCAATTCAACGAGAAGCTTCTCGTCAAACAAGACAATGAGAACCTTCAGATTCTGGAT GTGAGAAACTCCGAGCTGACTGAAGTCAACAGGACGGAATTCATGACACCGTCGGCATTCATCTTCCTGTACGAGAACCATCTTTTCCTAACATTCCGAAACAGAACGGTTGCTGTATGGAACTTCGGCGGAGAGCTAGTGACTTCTTTTGAAGACCATCTGCTCTGGCATCCTGACTGCAACACCAACAACATTTACATTACCAGTGACCAGGACCTCATTATTTCCTACTGCAAAGCCGAACAAGCATGCGAACAAGGCGAAGGACAAGAAG gcacaacaacaacagcaacagtCACTCCTGTCGGCTCGATCAACATGAGCAACATAATGACCGGCAAATGCATTGCCAAAATCTGTGCAGACGATCCACAACTCCAGATAAACCGCCGAACCAGCTTTCGACACCGGCCGAAGGTCCACAATCCATAG